A single window of Scomber scombrus chromosome 12, fScoSco1.1, whole genome shotgun sequence DNA harbors:
- the LOC133991841 gene encoding inactive phospholipase D5-like — MELRGIRGPMGGQDLRGLGFGIQASGIPASSVITAVQQQDYSASVWLRRRDKLEHSQQKCIVIFALVCCFAVLVALIFSAVDVWGEDEDGITEENCSRNCRVVLVENIPEDISFLENGTSHMPLSVGLYNLLDRAIRVVEIVSPLWLLNSSDYESSFQPAARQGKALLSRLQGLKAKGIQLKISSGVFDSTELKMLARHSAEVHYVNMTALTKGHLLSSFWVVDRRHFYIGSASMDWRSLATRKELGVLVYNCSCLALDLHRVFSLYWGLQYKDFIPSFWSKRLFALFNKDAPLDLTFNSTKAQAYVSASPDVFIPKDRSNDLEAISRVIKEADHFIYISIIDYLPLVSSTADRYWSRIDGLIREALILRKVRVRLLISCWEKTHPLTFNFIWSLRSLCMEQADCSLEAKFFNPRVQRDGSLQGVNYNRFMVTDKAIYLGNLDWVGNEFAFNAGAGLVISQPEGVKERNSTVVEQLRAAFERDWFSRYTHSLQANKLPNCSKHQINRLVSVKTSHLDNGPVPIRTGQHDNGPAPMRNNLLDDGQKSVKTRHHDDRLEIISHQGMTNGVVPIIDSYQEKGHVKVSHIDNRQLQIKGNYPDNPMESPGQSAESSGSREISNGSL, encoded by the exons TCTCAGCAGAAGTGCATTGTGATCTTTGCCTTGGTGTGCTGCTTCGCCGTACTGGTGGCGTTGATTTTTTCAGCTGTGGACGTTTGGGGCGAAGACGAGGACGGGATCACAGAGGAGAACTGCAGCAGGAACTGCAG AGTTGTGCTGGTAGAAAACATCCCAGAAGACATCTCCTTCTTAGAAAATGGTACATCCCACATGCCCCTCTCAGTGGGGCTGTACAACTTACTGGACCGAGCTATCCGTGTTGTGGAGATAGTTTCCCCGCTGTGGCTCCTCAACTCCTCAGATTATGAATCCAGTTTTCAGCCTGCAGCCAGACAG GGCAAGGCTCTGCTGTCCAGGCTGCAGGGGCTCAAAGCTAAAGGAATCCAGCTGAAGATCTCCAGCGGGGTGTTCGACTCGACTGAGCTCAAGATGCTCGCCAGACACA GTGCCGAGGTTCACTATGTGAATATGACAGCGCTGACCAAAggtcacctcctctcctctttctggGTGGTCGACAGGAGACACTTCTACATCGGCAGTGCCAGCATGGACTGGAGATCTCTAGCCACA AGGAAGGAGCTGGGTGTGTTGGTGTACAACTGCAGCTGTTTGGCTTTGGACCTCCACAGGGTGTTCAGTCTCTACTGGGGGCTCCAGTATAAAGacttcattccctctttctgGTCCAAGCGCCTGTTTGCCCTCTTCAACAAGGATGCACCACTGGATCTCACTTTCAACAGCACCAAGGCTCAAGCCTACGTCTCT GCCTCCCCTGATGTTTTCATTCCCAAAGATCGTAGCAATGATCTGGAAGCCATTTCCAGGGTCATCAAGGAGGCTGACCATTTCATATATATCTCCATCATCGATTACCTGCCCCTGGTCAGCAGCACCGCTGACAG GTACTGGTCTCGTATCGACGGTCTTATCCGGGAGGCTCTCATTTTGAGGAAGGTGCGAGTCCGTCTGCTGATAAGTTGCTGGGAAAAGACTCATCCACTTACTTTCAACTTCATCTGGTCCCTGAGGAGTCTGTGTATGGAGCAGGCTGACTGCTCACTGGAAGCT aagttCTTCAACCCCAGAGTGCAGCGGGATGGCAGTCTCCAGGGAGTAAACTACAACAGGTTCATGGTGACGGACAAAGCCATTTATTTAG GGAACCTTGACTGGGTGGGGAATGAGTTTGCCTTTAATGCAGGAGCAGGCCTTGTGATCAGTCAGCCAGAGGGCGTCAAGGAGAGGAACTCTACTGTGGTGGAGCAGCTACGGGCTGCGTTTGAAAGGGATTGGTTTTCACGTTACACCCACTCCCTGCAGGCTAATAAATTACCTAACTGCAGCAAGCACCAGATCAACAGGCTGGTGTCAGTCAAAACCAGCCACCTTGACAATGGACCAGTGCCTATCAGAACAGGCCAGCATGATAACGGACCTGCACCAATGAGAAACAATCTCCTAGACGACGGGCAGAAATCAGTCAAAACAAGGCACCATGACGACAGACTAGAAATAATTAGTCACCAAGGCATGACCAATGGAGTGGTGCCAATCATTGACAGTTACCAAGAGAAGGGACACGTCAAAGTGAGCCACATTGACAACAGACAGCTACAAATCAAAGGTAATTACCCTGACAATCCAATGGAATCACCTGGTCAGTCAGCGGAGAGCAGCGGCAGCAGAGAGATCTCCAACGGTTCCCTGTGA